CTACAATATTTCAGTTTATCCTTTCAATCGTTGCAAGGCAATTTTAGAGAACGATTGAAAGGATTTCTTGTTTTTCTTTCCCAGTTATGAATTAAATGTTATAACTTTGCCACAATTTTTGATAGCATCCGACGCTATTATGGTACTTTAGTTTTTAATTTAAAATTTAAAAGACATGGCTGGTTATATATCAGATGATACAAGAAAAGTGACTACTCATCGCCTGGTTGAAATGAAACAGAGAGGCGAAAAAATATCTATGCTTACTGCGTATGATTACACTATGGCACAAATTGTAGACGGTGCGGGAATGGATGTAATCCTTGTAGGCGACTCTGCTTCTAATGTAATGGCGGGTAATGTGACTACATTGCCTATCACTCTCGACCAGATGATTTATCATGCTAAATCCGTGGTTCGCGGAGTAAAACGTGCTATGGTGGTAGTCGATATGCCTTTCGGTTCCTATCAGGGAAATGAAATGGAAGGCCTTGCTTCTGCTATCCGTATTATGAAAGAAAGCCATGCAGACGCATTGAAACTGGAAGGTGGAGAAGAAATCATCGACACGGTGAAACGTATTATCAGTGCAGGCA
The nucleotide sequence above comes from Bacteroides caccae. Encoded proteins:
- the panB gene encoding 3-methyl-2-oxobutanoate hydroxymethyltransferase — protein: MAGYISDDTRKVTTHRLVEMKQRGEKISMLTAYDYTMAQIVDGAGMDVILVGDSASNVMAGNVTTLPITLDQMIYHAKSVVRGVKRAMVVVDMPFGSYQGNEMEGLASAIRIMKESHADALKLEGGEEIIDTVKRIISAGIPVMGHLGLMPQSINKYGTYTVRAKDDAEADKLIRDAHLLEEAGCFAIVLEKIPATLAERVAAELTIPIIGIGAGGHVDGQVLVIQDMLGMNNGFRPRFLRRYADLYTVMTDAISRYVSDVKNCYFPNEKEQY